TGCCCCGCGCGGTCTTTTAGGCCGACTGTCTGAGCCGCTTTTAGAGCAAAGTGAAAAGGCCAATCTGGTGATTGATGAAGCTCACAATCTGCCTTCGCGCGCGCAGGATTATTTTTCTCCGTCATTGTCGGTGCAGCAACTTTTCAACATCGAACGGGATTTTTACAAATTGCCTGCGACATTTTCGATTCGCGCCCAGGCTTTGACAACGCAAGCAAAGCGTTTGATTCAGTCGTACGGCTTGGAAGGCCCTTCTCGCAAGGTAACTATTGATCTGGAGCCTTTCGTGGAGCTTGAAAAAGATTTCCGCGAAATGACGATGGAATATCTGGAAGCCGATGTCGAAATTCAAACTCAAGATCCGATCTTGCGTCTTTCCAATCTCTGGACGGAGTTTGTCAGCGCCTTGACCTTGTCCGGTGAAGAGTTCTTCCAGACTTATCAGCGCAACAATTATGCTGAAATGCTTAAGGTCACTTGTTGTGATGCCTCCGAACATTTAAAACTCGCTTATAAAGAATTTAAAAACGTTGTGGCGTTTTCCGCAACGCTGAAGCCGTTCGTGTATTATCAGGAACTATTGGGGTTCTCGAAAATAGAAACCAAACAGCTGGAGTTTCCATCTCCGTTTGCAAAAGAGAATCGCAAGCTTCTTATCATCCCGCAGATTTCCACAAAGTTTTCCGATCGCACCATGAATGCAAAGAAGATTGCGGAAACTATTGAGCGTATCACTCAAGTGAAAAAGGGCAATTACATCGCTCTTTTCCCCAGCTTTGAATTTATGCGTATGGTGGAAAATCATTTAAAACTTCCTGACTTTCAGATCCTGACGCAAGAACGGGAAATGAAACAAACGCAGACGCAACAGTATTTGGAAGAATTAAAAGCCGGACTGAAAGCCACCGTGCTACTAGGAGTTCAAGGCGGTGTTTTTTCAGAAGGAGTCGATTTTCCCGGTGACATGCTTATCGGCGCTTTCGTTGTTGGCCCGGCTCTGCCGAACTTTGATTTCGAACGCGAGCAGATTCGCGCCTATTACGAAAGCCGCTATGGCAAGGAACACGCTTTCAATTATGCCTACGTTTATCCCGCGATGGCTAAGGCGATTCAATCCGCGGGCCGCGTGATCCGCTCCGAAACAGACCGCGGCGTGATCGTGATGCTGGATTCGCGTTTCCTGCAAGCAAGCTATTCTGAAACAATGCCGGAAGGATGGTTTGAAGAGTCTCCGCAAGAACTGGTGTCGCGCCAAATTCTGCAAGACGTGAAAAATTTTTG
This region of Bdellovibrio sp. 22V genomic DNA includes:
- a CDS encoding ATP-dependent DNA helicase, producing MRKIYLNVKQFALPAPRIGSIETHSGYGATPTSGQEIHQIVQRRRSREMTGYEAEKRMDFVFNEGPYEFVVNGRADGFVEEPAFVEEIKSTFDIEELYYKLAVEPNHPYVWQLRTYGYFHYKKTGVVPRLSLHLVSVRNFKSKDLEILLDVDGYEEWLKIRLAELVVETKAKEKLFKKRQSIAEDMTFPFASPRKSQKELVDTVTENFMQQNPLMIQAPTGLGKTAGILYPSLKESLARGQKVVYVTPKNSQHQVAEEAVEKIQEQGCKVRSLTITAKSKMCLKAEPLCNPKYCQYAKDYYKKVAEHDLINKLTKLRSLTNKKLIALGEEYEVCPFELSVEAIERADVVIGDYNYVFAPRGLLGRLSEPLLEQSEKANLVIDEAHNLPSRAQDYFSPSLSVQQLFNIERDFYKLPATFSIRAQALTTQAKRLIQSYGLEGPSRKVTIDLEPFVELEKDFREMTMEYLEADVEIQTQDPILRLSNLWTEFVSALTLSGEEFFQTYQRNNYAEMLKVTCCDASEHLKLAYKEFKNVVAFSATLKPFVYYQELLGFSKIETKQLEFPSPFAKENRKLLIIPQISTKFSDRTMNAKKIAETIERITQVKKGNYIALFPSFEFMRMVENHLKLPDFQILTQEREMKQTQTQQYLEELKAGLKATVLLGVQGGVFSEGVDFPGDMLIGAFVVGPALPNFDFEREQIRAYYESRYGKEHAFNYAYVYPAMAKAIQSAGRVIRSETDRGVIVMLDSRFLQASYSETMPEGWFEESPQELVSRQILQDVKNFWGMTHES